The Juglans regia cultivar Chandler chromosome 16, Walnut 2.0, whole genome shotgun sequence nucleotide sequence CTTGAGAGAGAACCTTCAGACATCAATTGTACCATCATGATACATTCTCTCTAGATACACAGACCTCCTTCACTTTGTGTTGACACTTGATTGTTTTCATTAGCTGGAAGTGCTTTTAGAGCTTCCAGGGTATAGAGATCAAGTTGGTACTCGTGGAGAAGCTATAAAAAGGGTAGAGGTCTAGAGTTGCCATGGTGTAAAGAttgagtgggtcactcgtggtGTTACAAGCTAGATTTAGTTACTTCAAGGGTCTTGTAAAtgtttctaaattggttgtaacaaacttaaattctatagtggattttagatAGTGACCCCAAAGTGGTTACAGATTATGAAGACTCAAATTAGTTTCCACTTCATTACCAAAATTGATGTGTTGATTGTCTGTCGTGCTCTGATCGATTAAtttgattgttaatttaaatTGTCCAGTAAATTTAGAACACACCTATTCATCCCCCTCTAGATGTATTTGGGACCTGAACCACTGAATTTCACATAATAATTGGTAAACCGCAAAAGCATTTCAGCACAATATCCTCTCACAAAACATGATTTACATGGCACCGATGTATCATGTATCAATTATTTGCTTGATTTTGCCACCTCATAAAAGCAACAACAAAGCTATTGAGCCACCATAGCTAGACGCATAATTGGGCAACATAGCTAAAGAGGTAAGTGGGCACTTCCACTAAATCAACATactaaatggaaaaaaatactcTACGTCCAACATAGATGCTACATAAGATAATTCTTTAACAAACTGTAAAATCTCATGAATTTGTACATTCAAAAGATAATTCTTTAACAAACTGTAAAATCTCATGAATTTATAcattcaaaatttttgaaaatttccatTTTTTAAATTGTCAAGCTGTCTTCTTATCAAATGTCAGGTGATTTAAAAAAGTCTAAATTGCCCcattttcagtaaaattttcAGAGGATTTGTGCATATCCAACCTATTCCAAACTTATGTCTCAAGTTTTTACCAAAAAATATATCCGGAATTCGAATCGCGTAACCAACACTAATCTgctcacatatttttcatttaactaAAGCCGATCACAAAAATCAAATGGGAAAATGTTTTTCGTGTAAGATATCAACGCAAGAACCAACAAAATATACATGTAATATGAAAATTGGAGGTGAaccaataaaaatcacattattTATGCAAAATTGAGAATGGGACTGACGAGAAGTACTTACTGAGGAAGGAGATGAAAGGCGGTGAGGGTATCCTGGAAAATAAGGGATTGCAAATTTTTGGGTAGTTTGTTGTAAGCGCTTCTAAGAATGAAGCAGAGCTCCTTGCAGGCTATTGGGTATCGGTAGATTCTTGGCAGAGACTCCTTCAAGCGCAGTTTTTGGTACCTCTGTAATGGGTTTGACATATTTGGGGACAAAGCAGGAGCAGGATCAAATACTATGACGTGGGAGTTCAAAGGCAGGGTAAGAGAGTTCGCTACTTTGCCGGAAAACGACGCGGGGGGTTTGAGAGAGGTTAGAAGAACATGATCAATCATTcgcattaaaatatatagatttctAAAGCGTGGCTTAtctaaattttcatctaaaataattaatcaaaaaatattttttgtagataAGGACTTTTCTAATACACTGAacgtcaaattttttttttccttctttgtatCATTtaaacattcttttttttttctttattcatttgaaatattttctcatattgtcgttaaatttataatcttttcaatttttttttaacatttctcatatattaatGTAATTGCAATATCTCTCTATGCCTGTGGGAAAGGTTGTAGATACTCTGCCATTTTTCCCATGGAGAGATATTGTCAAGCCCCTCTCTTGAAGAATGAACTCTAGCAATCATCATTGTCAAGCCCCTCCCTGATCATGTTGCTCCAATGCCTCACACTTCCATACAAGGTAAGTCTATCCTGAACAACAGCTCTGCCTCTGAAGCTGTAATGGTCACCAACAAAGAAAGACCTAATCATCAGCTACTCACCTCATATTAGCTGACATATCAACAATTCAATTGTAATATCTGCAACCAAGGGATCCTGTTCTTATGTAGCTTCTCTGtgaagtgtgtatatatatacagcttAGCTTATTGTAAATTGTAACTTAGCCTAGTAATATTTGTCTCCAGTTAATACAAATTCTCTTCTTCCCTATATTATCATGAAGTGGCACCACATTGGCTTGAAATCGTTTAATAGAGATTTTTTTCTTGGGCTTAACCACGTAGCTGCTCTCTAGAACCAAATATACTGAAGCTCTTCAGCACAAAATAGCTTTGTACACATATGAGCGTTTACTTTGAATAGATATAGATATTAGGGGATTGCTCGAAATTGTATCCTCACCAACATGTTTGCCTGAAGCATGCTTAATTATGTCCAATTCACATTATACTGCAAAGTTGGCTCTCATTCGGTGTAACGAGACATCATCACACAATTTCATGGCAAACTCCAAGACTTGCTATACTATCAAAGTTTACAGAGaaacatatataaaacaaactCAATACAAGTTCTTCTCACTTCCCCTGAATCTATATGAATTTCCAAATACCAAACATTCACAGAATATGATTCAAATCCCAAAGACCGGTGCCAAATACTTCTATAGAATGACCTAACAGATGCCTAGAATCCTCTCTTAAACTTGATGTACAAATAATATGACATTGCACCTTGAAATAAACTTTCATGGAATGTTCAGCATATCTTTCTTGGGAATTTAGAGCTTGTGTTCAATGCAATATTGAACTTCAGTCGAAGGGCTTTCCAGCTTTCCCCTAACTTGTACATCCTTTCACCAAGAATGGCGCTGATGAGCATATGGGCACCTGCTTTCCAAAATCTATAGAAAGTAAGTAAGTTGTTGCTTCTTCCTGGAACCTCCTTCCCCATTCAGGTCGTTCCACTGCTTCAGCTCACTCATAATGGATCCCTCTGAAGCAAAACTTGCAGCAACCTGCATTGCATTAACACACAAATATTGGAAAACTGATAGAATTCTGTTGGAACACAGGATTATGAAAGTTTCATCTGTATGATTATGCCGTACTTCAAAAATTGTCAACATGAGCCCGAGTTagatccttcaaaaattttagctattaaaatgaagaagaaaaagggcCATCTCCAATAGAAAAAGTAGCACTAAAACAAGATCAATCACAAGATTATGATTCTCAATCTAGCCTACATTTTGGCATCTTAAATAGCTATAGAGAGAAGTTCATTCCTGAGAAGGTTGTAGATACCCAGTAAACAGAAGATAGCAGAGAGTTCAGTGATGATTAAGAACAAAAGGCACTATTGGCAAATTGAGGAAAAGTCAAAAGTAGCGATATTAAAAGACTTTATCTTTTAGTCCTACCCTCCACAGCACTTAAAGTACACTATCCGAGGGTTTTACTACTGCACCAGAGTGACCCGAAAATTCCCCCCCggttatgtttttgtttttatatagaaatataaaatgagCTTCAATATTAGAAGACAAGCTGCTGAAGTGTAGTAGTACAAGATAGAAGTTATCGGAAGGCTGAAGCAGTTAAATATCAAAAGGAAATTCAAGCAACTCCACCTGATTCTTTGCCTGCCTCATATCTTCCATGTTCAAAGGCCTCAAGGTAATTATATggtcctcttcatcttcttcttttgtctCTGAAGTACCTTCTGAGGTCTTGCCTTCTGCATCTTTATGCTTCTGTTAAAAATGATTGGATTCGTTAAGAATTGTGGTGAAGATTCGGAAGAATGTCAGGAAAGAGGAAAGATTATATGAAGTTACCATATCCTTCAATCTCTCCTGTTGTATCAACTCTCTAACAGGTCGATAGGCTGCTGTTACGCACAAATTCTGTATCCAGAAGTATATGTCATGAGCCTATAACAGCCAATTAAGTTATAGTTTATTAATACCACCAGAAAACAAACCTTTAGATCACTTCCACTGTATCCTTCTGTCATGGCTGCCAACTCCTTAAAGTCTAGATTTTCAACCTTCTCTTTTGCCAGAAGAGTTCGCAGGATCATTTCCCTGCTCTCAGTGGTTGGAAGACCAACCATAATTCTGCTCGGCATTGGAAAGATTAAGAATTAGTGAACATAAAGTtcatcaaaaattttattagtcAGCAATCAATCCTTGAAATGCTTCCTCAATAAGTATGACGTAAAGATACTTTGGGAAATCTTGGCAGTTAAAGATCATTTTTCCAGGACACCAAAAGTGGAAACCAGGATCAAGTGATAGTGCCACAAACATTGGCATGGAGCGATTTAATACACTTACGAGGCTTACAATAGGTTCAACAATATAGCATATGGGTCCAAGTTTGAGAAGAACACTAATTTATgctgatattatttttatgagtgATGAAGAGGTTTTTGCTTTGGGTGATGATCACCTTGCTTAAAAGATGGACAAGATAATGGAGACGGAATGCGTTTTCTGGAGTAATAAAATGCCAGTTGACAAATAAAGGTATTGGGAAAACCCAAGAAGGATGCAAGTGGAGCAATAACATGcagggaaaaaaataactaagTTGAAATATGCCAAATGGTAAGACAAATACGCAGTTCAGTTATACCTTCGCTCAAACCGCCTAATAATTGCTTCATCAAGGTCAAACGGCCTGTTGGTCGCAGCAAGAACAAGGATCCGTTCACCAGGTTTTGTCAACAGCCCATCCCAGTGCATCATGAACTCATTCTTAATCTTACGCATGGCCTCATGCTCTCCAGATCTACTCCGCTGCCCAAGCATGCTATCTACCTCATCTATGAAAACAATTGTAGGGGATACCTTTGCTGCAAGTGTGAACAGAGCTCGAACATTCTTTTCATCCTCCCCAAACCATTTTGAAGTGATAGTTGACATTGAGACATTGATGAAACTTGCTCCCGCTTCATTAGCAATAGCTTTTGCCAGCATTGTTTTCCCAGTACCAGGAGGCCCAAAAAGCAATATACCTCTGCAAGGTTTGAGAAGGCCTCCTTTGAAAAGGTCTGGTCTTCGAAGAGGGAGCATGACCAACTCCTGAAGTGATTCTTTGATCTCATCTAAGGCACCGATATCTGCAAACGTCACTCCAATCTCATTGGCAGGGATAACCTCTTGCCTTATACGCTTCTCAAACTCATTGTCAGGAGGAACTTCCTGTATGGAGCATCATGAGACCTTGATAGTAAGAACAAAAgtgaagaacaaaataaaaagtacaaaaaatatGGCAAACACAATGCATCTGTAAGTCCAGGATTTCAAAAAACCATTGCCATAAACTCATGGTTTGAGATCAACAATCATAACGATCAAAATACTCTTAAGGTAGGGAATAAAACCAAGATCATTTTTCCGGctattttactaataaaaaacaatttacaaggtatttatatttttgaaaggtAGTTTATATGCACAAAATACATGGTATAATggtaacaaaatataaaatagaaatattgtCCAATATATTAGACACAGAACGACCATGATATTCAGAtaccaaacatatatattaactcAAAAGATATATTCTTGTTTCAAGTTTTCTCCATTTGCTAATGAATTAACACAAATATGTGTATGCAtgtttgtatgtgtgtgtgagagcgagagagagagaattcattttcttttggaagGATGTAATCTTCTTCCAAAAACTTCCATGCATATCATTTATGATGCATTCAATAATTTAGTTGGGAAATATAAAAAGGTTAATTGTTTGCATACATGAAGGAATGAAATAGACTAATCAGATAATGCACATGGATTACACAATCGAAGGGACAGATTACTTCGTGTGTAAAACAATTTCTATCTCACTCAATTccattttcaatttcaagtaTTGAAGAACTTGAACTTACATGCTTTGAAGGTGGTGAATTCTCTCCATCTTTCTTCATCACAGGGACAGATTTCTCCGTCTCACTTTCATTCTCAGGCGTAGGAATTTCAGACTTTGAGTCAATCTTTGGGCTAACTCCCTGTTCCACTTCAGTTTCCTACAGTTGAGGAAGGATATAACAGATTAAATCAGGCGAACACTGTAACAGTAGTTCCATCATGCTTAAAatgttaaaagtaaaataacattGAGATGCAAAATGAACCTCTGAAGATTCAACATTATTCTCAACTTTGAGAGTATCTTTCCCACCACTTTTGCCTTCCTGGAATATACTCAGTCCATGGGACAAGCTGTTTCCAGAACTAGATTAGTACTTGGATGTTGATTTATTATAACAAGAGCTCATTAGTAAATCATGGGTACACAAAGGAGCAAACAATTACCTTTTAGATGATATAACAAGCTTTCCATTTCGATAATCTGGATCTTTGTTATTCATCAAATGATAAGATATTGCTGATACCACAATTTCTTCTATGTAGCTACCGAGAACCATTGTGTCAGC carries:
- the LOC109004469 gene encoding uncharacterized protein LOC109004469; the encoded protein is MEQKHLLFSALSVGVGLGVGLGLSSGQRVSKWVGGNGSPDEISAGQIEQELLRQMVDGKDSEVTFDDFPYYLSERTQVLLTSAAYVHLNHTDLSKHTRNLSPASRAILLSGAAELYQQMLAKALAHYFKSKLLLLDVNDFSLKMQSKYGCAKKESSLERSISEVTLERMSSLFGSFSILPSKGETKGTLYQQSSAMDMKSRDVEGSSNPSKHRRNSSAMSDISSISSQCATTNPAPLKHMSSWCFDEKLFLESLYKVLVSISETGSVILYLRDIEQLLLQSQRLYNLFNKMLKKLSGSVLILGSRMLDPKDDCSGVDERLSFLFPYNIEITPPEDETHLVSWKTQLEHDMRMIQFQDNKNHIAQVLAANDLECDDLGSICHADTMVLGSYIEEIVVSAISYHLMNNKDPDYRNGKLVISSKSLSHGLSIFQEGKSGGKDTLKVENNVESSEETEVEQGVSPKIDSKSEIPTPENESETEKSVPVMKKDGENSPPSKHEVPPDNEFEKRIRQEVIPANEIGVTFADIGALDEIKESLQELVMLPLRRPDLFKGGLLKPCRGILLFGPPGTGKTMLAKAIANEAGASFINVSMSTITSKWFGEDEKNVRALFTLAAKVSPTIVFIDEVDSMLGQRSRSGEHEAMRKIKNEFMMHWDGLLTKPGERILVLAATNRPFDLDEAIIRRFERRIMVGLPTTESREMILRTLLAKEKVENLDFKELAAMTEGYSGSDLKNLCVTAAYRPVRELIQQERLKDMKHKDAEGKTSEGTSETKEEDEEDHIITLRPLNMEDMRQAKNQVAASFASEGSIMSELKQWNDLNGEGGSRKKQQLTYFL